The Cellulophaga sp. L1A9 genome window below encodes:
- a CDS encoding S41 family peptidase yields MKKKQQYLWPIIVAGSLAIGVFVGGKLHFNDSPEKLFSTNSKKDKLNRLIDYIDYEYVDDINTDSIVDVAVNNILDKLDPHSVYIPKEDMAKVSENMKGDFVGIGISFFMEKDTISVVRTIEDGPSFNKGIKPGDRILMADNDTLFGKDIPNDVIIEKLKGKRGTAVQLKIYRKQDDRTFSITIKRDNIPLKSVEAAYLLTNDIGYIKVNRFAESTFKEFKSALANLQKQGAKKLVLDLRDNPGGYLGIAEQMADEFLVDGKLILFTKNKKGEIDKAFATDKGTFENKPIYVLINERSASASEIIAGALQDNDVGTIVGRRSFGKGLVQREMELGDGSAIRLTISRYYTPTGRSIQKDYTKGHKDYYQKFTDRYSSGELVSVDSIKVADSLKFTTPKGKVVYGGGGIIPDVFVPIGDYDEETISSLESVGILSRFAFNHLEEDRTRYKDYTEDQFIKNFRVDDILFQKFIDYMLQFGAQGYSTFNYSDFENKIKLYIKASIAEQIFNPNAYAIIKGQDDSMLLKVLELDNPNKVLSQEELDNLD; encoded by the coding sequence ATGAAGAAGAAACAACAGTATTTATGGCCTATTATAGTAGCCGGATCACTTGCAATAGGTGTTTTTGTTGGAGGGAAACTTCATTTTAACGATTCTCCTGAAAAGCTATTTTCAACCAATTCAAAAAAAGATAAATTAAACAGATTGATCGATTATATCGATTATGAATACGTAGATGATATTAATACGGATAGTATTGTTGATGTTGCCGTAAATAATATTCTTGATAAACTAGATCCTCATTCCGTATATATTCCAAAAGAAGATATGGCAAAAGTATCTGAGAATATGAAGGGTGATTTTGTGGGAATTGGGATTAGTTTTTTTATGGAAAAAGATACAATCTCAGTGGTTAGAACTATTGAAGATGGTCCAAGCTTCAATAAGGGAATAAAGCCAGGAGATCGTATCTTAATGGCAGACAATGATACCTTGTTTGGTAAAGATATTCCGAATGATGTAATTATCGAAAAACTAAAAGGGAAAAGAGGTACAGCAGTGCAGCTTAAAATTTATCGCAAACAAGACGATAGAACGTTTTCAATTACGATTAAACGAGACAATATTCCTTTAAAAAGTGTAGAGGCGGCTTATTTGCTTACGAATGATATTGGGTATATAAAAGTGAATAGGTTTGCGGAATCTACTTTTAAAGAATTTAAAAGTGCATTGGCGAATTTACAGAAGCAAGGGGCTAAAAAATTAGTTCTTGATTTGCGTGATAATCCTGGTGGGTACTTGGGTATTGCCGAACAAATGGCAGATGAGTTTTTAGTGGATGGTAAGTTAATTTTATTTACTAAAAATAAAAAAGGTGAAATAGATAAGGCTTTTGCTACGGATAAAGGAACCTTTGAAAATAAACCAATTTACGTTCTTATCAATGAACGCTCTGCATCGGCAAGTGAAATTATCGCAGGAGCGTTGCAAGACAATGATGTGGGGACTATTGTAGGCAGACGTTCTTTTGGGAAAGGTTTGGTGCAACGTGAAATGGAATTGGGTGACGGTTCTGCTATACGCTTAACTATTTCTAGATATTATACGCCAACGGGTCGTTCTATTCAGAAAGATTATACGAAGGGTCATAAAGATTACTATCAGAAATTTACAGATCGCTATTCTAGTGGGGAATTAGTGTCTGTAGATAGCATAAAAGTGGCAGATTCTTTAAAGTTTACCACGCCTAAGGGTAAAGTAGTGTATGGTGGTGGAGGTATTATCCCAGATGTTTTTGTTCCTATAGGTGATTATGATGAAGAAACAATCTCTTCTTTAGAGAGTGTAGGTATTCTATCAAGATTTGCATTTAACCATTTAGAAGAAGATAGAACGCGCTATAAAGATTATACTGAAGATCAATTTATCAAAAACTTTAGAGTAGACGATATTCTTTTTCAGAAATTTATTGATTACATGCTTCAGTTTGGAGCACAAGGATATAGCACCTTTAATTATTCAGATTTTGAAAATAAGATAAAACTATACATTAAGGCCTCTATTGCAGAGCAAATATTTAATCCTAATGCCTATGCCATCATAAAAGGTCAAGATGATAGTATGCTCCTTAAAGTCTTAGAATTGGATAACCCTAATAAAGTGCTAAGCCAAGAGGAGTTAGACAACCTAGATTAA
- a CDS encoding dCMP deaminase family protein — MKDSKQKKYDKAYLRMASEWGKLSFCKRKQVGAIIVKDRMIISDGYNGTPTGFENHCEDEEGYTKWYVLHAEANAISKVAASTQSCNGATLYITLSPCKECSKLIHQSGIKRVVYQNGYKDDSGLQFLQKAGVELVHLPEIKENIS, encoded by the coding sequence ATGAAAGATAGTAAACAAAAAAAATACGATAAGGCCTACCTGAGAATGGCCAGTGAGTGGGGCAAATTATCTTTCTGTAAAAGAAAACAAGTTGGTGCTATAATTGTAAAAGATAGGATGATTATTTCCGATGGTTATAACGGTACACCAACAGGTTTTGAAAACCATTGTGAAGATGAAGAAGGCTATACAAAATGGTATGTTTTGCATGCAGAAGCTAATGCAATATCAAAAGTAGCAGCATCAACACAGTCTTGTAATGGAGCTACTTTATACATTACATTATCACCTTGTAAAGAGTGTAGTAAATTAATACATCAATCTGGCATAAAACGTGTTGTATATCAAAATGGATATAAAGACGATTCTGGACTTCAATTTTTACAAAAAGCAGGAGTAGAATTAGTTCATTTGCCTGAAATTAAAGAGAATATATCGTAG
- a CDS encoding ribonucleoside-diphosphate reductase subunit alpha: protein MYVLKRDGRKEPMMFDKITARVRKLCYGLNELVDPIKVSMRVIEGLYDGVTTSELDNLAAEISATMTTTHPDFAKLAARISVSNLHKNTKKSFADTMKDLYEYVNPRNGKESPLLSDEVFKVITENAAFLDSTIIYNRDFGYDYFGFKTLERSYLLKINGQIAERPQHMLMRVSVGIHLNDLDAVVETYELMSKKFFTHATPTLFNSGTPKPQMSSCFLLAMKDDSIDGIYDTLKQTAKISQSAGGIGLSIHNVRATGSYIAGTNGTSNGIVPMLQVFNDTARYVDQGGGKRKGSFAIYVEPWHADIYEFLDLKKNHGKEEMRARDLFYAMWIPDLFMRRVEANEEWTLMCPNECPDLFKHHSEVFETMYLKYEAEDKGRKTVKARDLWEKILESQIETGTPYMLYKDAANRKSNQKNLGTIRSSNLCTEIMEYTSPDEVAVCNLASIALPMFIKNGEFDHKELFRVTKRVTRNLNKVIDRNYYPVKEAENSNMRHRPIGLGVQGLADAFIMLRLPFTSDKAKALNQEIFETLYFAAVTASMEMAKEEGAYSSYEGSPISQGEFQYNLWGIKDEELSGRWDWDKLRKEVKKNGVRNSLLVAPMPTASTSQILGNNECFEPYTSNIYTRRVLSGEFIVVNKHLLEDLVNLGLWNESLKQELMRANGSIQHIDIIPQDIKELYKTVWELSMKDIIDMSRQRGYFIDQSQSLNLFMEGANFSKLTSMHFYAWKSGLKTGMYYLRTKSAVDAIKFTLDNTKKKEVPVSVAADAEIVAATVVAEVKTEVKADVKAVAQQEVDIQPMTPQEMKEMIARAKEGQADDDCLMCGS, encoded by the coding sequence ATGTATGTACTAAAGCGAGACGGAAGAAAAGAACCAATGATGTTCGATAAGATTACGGCGAGAGTTCGTAAACTTTGTTACGGACTAAATGAGCTCGTAGATCCTATAAAAGTTTCTATGAGAGTGATTGAAGGGTTGTATGATGGGGTAACAACTTCTGAGTTAGATAATTTAGCGGCTGAAATTTCGGCAACAATGACAACAACGCATCCTGATTTTGCAAAATTAGCAGCAAGAATATCGGTCTCTAACCTACATAAGAACACGAAGAAATCTTTCGCAGATACCATGAAAGACCTTTATGAATATGTAAATCCTAGAAATGGTAAGGAGTCTCCTCTATTGTCTGATGAGGTTTTTAAAGTAATTACAGAAAATGCTGCGTTCTTAGATTCTACTATTATTTATAACCGAGATTTTGGCTACGACTATTTTGGTTTTAAAACATTAGAACGTTCTTATTTGTTAAAAATTAATGGTCAGATAGCAGAACGTCCTCAGCATATGCTCATGCGTGTATCTGTAGGGATCCACTTAAATGATTTAGATGCCGTTGTCGAGACTTATGAGTTAATGTCTAAAAAGTTTTTTACCCACGCTACACCAACATTGTTTAATTCCGGAACGCCTAAGCCACAAATGTCTTCTTGTTTTCTTTTAGCGATGAAAGACGATAGTATTGATGGTATTTATGATACACTAAAACAAACCGCTAAGATTTCTCAATCTGCGGGTGGTATTGGTTTATCTATTCATAATGTACGTGCTACAGGATCTTATATTGCAGGAACAAATGGTACTTCTAATGGTATTGTTCCGATGTTGCAAGTTTTTAATGATACTGCACGTTACGTAGATCAAGGTGGAGGAAAACGTAAAGGTAGTTTTGCAATTTATGTAGAGCCTTGGCATGCAGATATTTATGAGTTTTTAGATCTTAAAAAGAATCATGGTAAAGAAGAAATGCGTGCTAGAGATTTATTCTACGCCATGTGGATTCCAGATTTATTCATGAGAAGGGTAGAGGCTAATGAAGAGTGGACGCTAATGTGTCCTAATGAATGTCCAGATTTATTTAAGCATCATAGTGAGGTTTTTGAAACCATGTATTTAAAATATGAAGCTGAAGATAAAGGACGTAAAACCGTAAAAGCAAGAGACCTGTGGGAAAAAATACTAGAATCACAAATTGAAACTGGTACACCTTACATGTTGTATAAAGATGCAGCGAACCGTAAGAGTAATCAAAAGAATTTAGGGACTATTCGTTCTTCTAACTTATGTACTGAGATTATGGAGTATACTTCTCCTGATGAGGTTGCGGTATGTAATTTGGCGTCTATTGCCTTGCCAATGTTTATTAAGAATGGCGAGTTTGATCATAAAGAATTGTTTAGAGTTACCAAGCGTGTCACAAGAAATTTAAACAAGGTGATCGATAGAAATTATTACCCTGTTAAAGAAGCGGAAAATTCTAATATGCGTCATAGACCAATAGGTTTAGGGGTGCAAGGTTTAGCCGATGCTTTCATTATGTTGCGTTTGCCATTTACGAGTGATAAAGCAAAAGCACTAAACCAAGAAATTTTTGAAACATTATATTTTGCAGCAGTAACCGCTTCAATGGAAATGGCGAAAGAAGAAGGTGCTTATTCTAGCTATGAAGGATCTCCAATTTCTCAAGGAGAATTCCAATATAACTTATGGGGTATAAAAGATGAAGAATTATCTGGTCGTTGGGATTGGGATAAACTTCGAAAAGAGGTGAAGAAAAATGGCGTGCGTAATTCTTTATTAGTAGCGCCAATGCCAACGGCTTCTACCTCGCAAATTTTAGGAAATAATGAATGTTTTGAGCCTTATACCTCTAACATTTATACGAGAAGAGTACTGTCTGGTGAGTTCATTGTTGTGAATAAGCATTTGTTAGAAGATTTAGTGAATCTAGGTTTGTGGAATGAGAGTTTAAAACAAGAGTTAATGAGAGCAAATGGCTCTATTCAACATATAGATATTATTCCTCAAGATATTAAAGAATTATATAAAACAGTTTGGGAATTAAGTATGAAAGACATTATAGATATGTCTAGACAAAGAGGATACTTTATTGATCAAAGTCAGTCACTTAACTTATTTATGGAAGGTGCAAACTTTTCTAAATTAACGTCTATGCATTTTTATGCATGGAAGAGTGGTTTAAAAACAGGAATGTATTATCTAAGAACTAAATCTGCAGTAGATGCTATTAAGTTTACACTAGATAATACAAAGAAAAAAGAGGTTCCTGTGTCTGTAGCTGCGGATGCAGAAATAGTTGCTGCTACTGTTGTGGCAGAGGTTAAAACCGAGGTTAAAGCAGATGTTAAGGCCGTTGCGCAACAAGAAGTAGATATACAGCCAATGACGCCTCAAGAGATGAAAGAGATGATTGCAAGAGCTAAAGAAGGCCAGGCAGATGACGATTGTCTAATGTGTGGCTCTTAA
- a CDS encoding tetratricopeptide repeat protein, translating to MQGTKTSAPTSLRYFYWFTFKVVVLLLTCLPISSYSQDISEKFKKTTDSLIFKAPSAYSEIDHVLRPNRRDTVLMRYFANSAVQKNYLHGQAYALNQIGTKYRNISKFNIAIKNHKEALEAAKKADNLELKVYSLNMLSVAYRRMDAVKTALDYAQEAIALAESAPELTEGLKRSKNVSLNGIGNIYQNLKQYNVAIEIFKKSLALEEELHNKLGQAINNQNIGECYEELGDLKNALNYYRKSLAFNEEMDNDMGRVICNNSIAQVFIKQKKTLKAQQILKTTLSKSIALGDHFISSSVFINLGWALMDLGEYESSEENLVEGIRLSVKYDLPRSQAVGYNHLSNLYIKKNDYKKSLEYYKKSKEIEDEITNETNVRYVNDVLSRYDIEKKNNQIEALARDNELVRLKLRKNENTLLISTLLLALSSLILYILYRQFQLKNEKKLLTLEQSMLRSQMNPHFLFNSLNSIKLYIINNEKKNAVYYLNKFSKLVRKILEASSLKEISLAEELETIELYMNIENIRFSNEIDFQIKIEDGIDTHDIKIPSLILQPFLENAIWHGLSTREEDKSIIIDIKQENDYFTTISITDNGIGRAAAEVIKENKVLKRKSIGIDITKERLANFSKDFQNTFEVQIIDLYDANKKATGTKVIVSIPTI from the coding sequence ATGCAGGGGACAAAAACAAGTGCACCTACTTCCTTAAGATATTTTTACTGGTTTACATTTAAAGTAGTAGTCCTTCTTTTAACCTGCCTACCTATTTCATCATACAGCCAGGATATTTCTGAAAAGTTTAAAAAGACTACAGATAGCTTAATTTTTAAAGCACCTTCCGCCTATTCTGAAATAGACCATGTACTAAGACCAAACAGAAGGGACACAGTATTAATGCGCTACTTTGCAAATAGTGCAGTGCAAAAAAATTATCTACACGGACAAGCCTACGCCCTAAACCAAATTGGAACAAAATACCGAAACATATCTAAGTTTAACATTGCGATTAAAAATCACAAAGAAGCATTAGAAGCGGCTAAAAAAGCAGACAATTTAGAACTTAAGGTCTATAGCCTTAATATGCTTAGTGTTGCTTATAGACGTATGGATGCCGTAAAAACAGCATTAGATTACGCGCAAGAAGCTATAGCGCTTGCAGAGTCTGCCCCAGAACTTACAGAAGGGCTAAAACGAAGTAAAAATGTGTCCTTAAACGGCATAGGAAATATCTATCAAAATTTAAAACAATACAATGTTGCTATAGAAATTTTTAAAAAATCTTTAGCACTAGAAGAAGAATTACACAATAAGTTAGGACAAGCGATCAATAATCAAAACATAGGGGAGTGTTATGAAGAACTTGGCGACTTAAAAAATGCTCTTAATTACTACAGAAAATCACTTGCATTTAATGAGGAAATGGATAATGACATGGGGCGTGTTATCTGTAACAATAGCATTGCACAAGTATTTATAAAACAGAAAAAAACGCTAAAAGCGCAACAAATACTTAAAACCACCTTATCTAAATCTATAGCACTAGGAGATCATTTTATAAGTTCTTCCGTATTTATTAATTTAGGCTGGGCGCTCATGGATTTGGGAGAATATGAAAGTTCTGAAGAAAATTTAGTTGAAGGTATTCGCTTATCTGTAAAGTATGATTTACCACGTTCTCAGGCCGTTGGCTACAACCATCTTTCTAATCTTTACATTAAAAAAAATGACTATAAAAAATCCTTAGAATACTATAAAAAATCTAAAGAAATTGAAGATGAAATTACCAATGAAACAAATGTGAGGTATGTGAATGACGTTTTATCTCGGTATGATATCGAAAAGAAAAACAACCAAATTGAAGCACTGGCAAGAGACAACGAGCTTGTGCGCCTTAAACTAAGAAAAAACGAGAATACACTGCTTATCAGCACTCTTTTACTCGCCCTTTCCTCGTTAATTCTTTACATTCTATACCGCCAATTTCAACTTAAAAACGAAAAAAAGTTATTGACCTTAGAACAAAGCATGTTGCGAAGTCAAATGAACCCGCATTTCTTATTTAATTCTTTAAACTCTATTAAACTTTACATCATTAATAATGAAAAGAAAAATGCGGTATACTACCTCAATAAATTTTCAAAATTAGTTCGCAAAATTTTAGAAGCATCTTCCTTAAAAGAAATTTCACTTGCCGAAGAATTAGAAACCATTGAACTTTATATGAACATTGAAAACATTAGATTTTCAAATGAAATAGATTTTCAGATAAAAATAGAAGACGGAATTGATACCCACGACATAAAAATACCATCTCTAATATTGCAGCCTTTTTTAGAGAATGCCATTTGGCACGGCCTATCTACCAGAGAAGAAGACAAAAGCATTATCATTGATATTAAGCAAGAAAACGACTATTTTACCACCATATCCATTACAGACAACGGCATAGGACGTGCTGCTGCCGAAGTTATTAAAGAGAATAAAGTACTAAAAAGGAAATCTATAGGTATCGACATTACAAAAGAACGATTAGCCAATTTTTCTAAAGATTTCCAAAATACTTTTGAGGTTCAAATTATAGACCTTTATGATGCCAACAAGAAAGCCACTGGAACCAAGGTAATTGTTTCTATCCCTACTATTTAA
- a CDS encoding MarC family protein has product MEFHFDFKEIATATMVLFAVIDILGSIPIIVGLRNKVGHIQSEKASIVAAVIMVAFLFIGDEILSLIGIDVNSFAVAGSFIIFFLAIEMILGITLYRDDAPESASIVPIAFPLIAGAGTMTSILSLRAEYYVENIIVAIIINIIFVYLVLKSSKKIERLLGQTGLSVIRKVFGVILLAIAVKLFAANINQLF; this is encoded by the coding sequence ATGGAATTTCATTTCGATTTTAAAGAAATTGCTACAGCAACAATGGTTTTATTTGCTGTAATAGATATTTTAGGAAGCATCCCTATTATTGTTGGCTTACGGAACAAAGTAGGTCATATTCAATCTGAAAAAGCATCTATTGTTGCCGCTGTTATTATGGTGGCTTTCCTTTTTATTGGTGATGAAATTTTGAGCTTAATTGGCATTGATGTCAATTCATTTGCCGTTGCAGGTTCTTTTATTATCTTTTTCCTTGCTATAGAAATGATTTTAGGCATTACCTTGTATCGTGATGACGCTCCCGAAAGCGCTTCAATAGTCCCAATTGCATTTCCACTAATTGCTGGAGCGGGTACCATGACTTCAATCTTATCTTTACGAGCAGAATATTACGTAGAAAACATCATCGTCGCCATTATAATCAACATCATCTTTGTATACCTTGTTTTAAAATCTTCTAAAAAAATAGAAAGGTTGTTAGGTCAAACAGGATTGAGTGTCATTAGAAAAGTTTTTGGTGTTATCTTACTGGCTATTGCTGTAAAATTATTCGCAGCGAATATTAATCAACTTTTTTAA
- a CDS encoding ribonucleotide-diphosphate reductase subunit beta: MSAIEPILQENKDRFVIFPIQHNDLWEWYKKQEACIWTAEEIDLSEDANDWNNKLNDDERYFIKHILAFFAASDGIVNENLAENFVNEVQYSEAKFFYGFQIMMENIHSETYSLLIDTYVKDDKEKTVLFQAIENFPAIKKKADWALKWIDSPSFAERLIAFAAVEGIFFSGSFCSIFWLKKRGLMPGLTFSNELISRDEGMHCDFAVHLHNKHIVNKVPKERITEILVDALNIEREFITESLPASLIGMNSKLMTQYLEFVTDRLLVELECDKVYNSTNPFDFMDMIGMEGKTNFFEKRVSEYQKAGVLNSDKEGDSQISFDADF; this comes from the coding sequence ATGTCAGCAATAGAGCCAATTTTGCAAGAGAATAAAGATAGATTCGTTATTTTTCCAATTCAACATAATGATTTATGGGAATGGTATAAAAAACAAGAAGCTTGTATTTGGACAGCAGAAGAAATTGACTTAAGTGAGGATGCGAATGACTGGAATAATAAGCTGAATGATGATGAGCGTTATTTTATTAAACACATTTTGGCATTCTTTGCAGCATCAGACGGAATCGTTAATGAAAATCTAGCAGAGAACTTTGTGAATGAGGTACAGTACTCAGAAGCTAAATTTTTCTACGGTTTTCAGATCATGATGGAAAATATTCATTCGGAAACATATTCTTTATTAATTGATACGTATGTTAAAGATGATAAAGAAAAAACAGTTCTTTTTCAGGCAATAGAAAACTTTCCTGCAATTAAGAAAAAAGCAGATTGGGCTTTAAAATGGATAGATTCGCCAAGTTTTGCGGAACGTCTAATCGCATTTGCAGCAGTAGAAGGTATTTTCTTTTCTGGTTCTTTTTGTTCTATTTTCTGGTTGAAGAAAAGAGGTTTAATGCCTGGGTTGACATTTTCTAATGAACTGATCTCCCGTGATGAAGGAATGCATTGTGATTTTGCGGTACATCTTCATAATAAACATATCGTAAATAAAGTTCCTAAAGAGCGTATTACAGAGATCCTTGTAGACGCTTTAAATATAGAAAGAGAATTTATCACAGAATCATTACCTGCGAGTTTAATTGGGATGAATTCTAAATTAATGACTCAGTATCTTGAGTTCGTAACAGATAGATTGTTGGTTGAATTGGAATGTGATAAAGTATACAATTCAACAAATCCATTCGATTTTATGGATATGATTGGAATGGAAGGAAAGACAAATTTCTTTGAAAAAAGAGTTTCAGAATATCAAAAAGCGGGTGTCTTGAATTCAGATAAAGAAGGAGATTCTCAAATCAGCTTCGACGCAGATTTCTAA
- a CDS encoding LytTR family DNA-binding domain-containing protein, translating into MLEAVIVDDEIKALQSLTWELTNFSDEIKIVASFTNPIEALAYLEKKENTPDCLFLDIEMPTMDGFQFIQKLKNKEFPVVITTAYNQYAIKAMKHEAIDYLLKPIDSDDLGETIEKIKKFNARTITTEKLEKILLNFNASSIQKKITINTDGKLVFLQSDQILYVESDGNYSTIFLTDGHKIVLTKKLKEVNEILPSDCFYRIHNSYIINLNKIKEFIKTDGYIILESNHKIPVSRQKKSDFLDLI; encoded by the coding sequence ATGCTCGAAGCCGTAATTGTAGATGATGAAATTAAAGCCCTCCAAAGTTTAACTTGGGAATTGACGAATTTTAGTGATGAAATTAAAATAGTAGCGTCTTTCACGAACCCTATTGAAGCATTAGCATACCTAGAAAAGAAAGAGAATACTCCAGATTGTCTTTTTTTAGACATTGAAATGCCCACCATGGATGGCTTTCAATTTATTCAAAAATTAAAAAACAAAGAATTTCCCGTAGTTATCACAACGGCATATAACCAATATGCTATTAAAGCAATGAAGCACGAAGCTATAGACTATCTTTTAAAGCCCATAGATTCTGATGATTTAGGTGAGACCATCGAGAAAATTAAAAAATTCAATGCCAGAACAATTACTACAGAAAAATTAGAAAAAATATTATTGAATTTCAACGCTTCTTCTATTCAAAAAAAAATTACAATTAATACCGACGGAAAATTGGTTTTCCTACAAAGTGATCAAATTTTATATGTTGAATCTGATGGAAACTACAGCACTATTTTTCTAACAGATGGCCACAAAATTGTTCTTACTAAAAAACTAAAAGAAGTTAATGAAATCTTACCAAGTGATTGTTTTTACAGAATTCACAACTCGTATATCATTAATTTAAATAAAATAAAAGAATTTATCAAAACAGATGGATATATTATATTAGAATCTAATCACAAAATACCAGTATCACGACAAAAGAAATCCGACTTTTTAGATTTAATATAA
- a CDS encoding DUF3109 family protein: MFQIGKTLVSEEIIDNDFVCNLTACKGACCVDGDAGAPLEEKETEILVDIYQKVKPFLRPEGIAVIEEEGAFVKGDDGEWETPLVNGSECAYVVFENNGTAKCGLEEAYNAGVTKWKKPVSCHMYPVRIREYSEFTAVNYHKWHICDPACSLGEELKVPVYKFLKEALIRKFGAKWYDELEIAAAEYLK; encoded by the coding sequence ATGTTTCAAATAGGAAAAACTTTAGTCTCTGAAGAAATAATTGATAACGATTTCGTTTGTAATCTAACCGCTTGTAAAGGTGCTTGTTGTGTTGATGGTGATGCGGGAGCCCCTTTGGAAGAAAAGGAAACGGAAATACTGGTTGATATTTATCAAAAAGTAAAGCCGTTTTTAAGACCAGAGGGTATTGCGGTAATTGAAGAAGAGGGTGCTTTTGTTAAAGGTGATGATGGCGAATGGGAAACCCCCTTAGTGAATGGTAGCGAGTGTGCATATGTAGTTTTTGAAAATAATGGAACGGCAAAATGTGGTTTAGAAGAAGCTTATAATGCTGGCGTTACAAAGTGGAAAAAACCAGTATCATGTCACATGTATCCCGTACGTATTCGCGAATATTCTGAGTTCACGGCAGTAAATTATCATAAGTGGCACATTTGTGATCCTGCATGTTCTTTGGGAGAAGAATTAAAAGTACCGGTTTACAAGTTTTTAAAAGAAGCTTTGATAAGAAAATTTGGAGCGAAATGGTATGATGAACTAGAAATAGCAGCGGCGGAGTACCTTAAATAG